A single window of Castor canadensis chromosome 3, mCasCan1.hap1v2, whole genome shotgun sequence DNA harbors:
- the LOC109676133 gene encoding CD109 antigen-like isoform X1 yields the protein MLTFLPLSFWGEKKNITKKFKPSLNFTATVKATRSDTNRLTPEERNNNVVIAVTQRNSTSSWTRWSSGNQETENARPLTILSPKMGSSRLNFQFWTIPVSCN from the exons ATGCTTACATTTTTACCTCTGTCGTTttggggagagaagaaaaatattacaaaaaaatttaag CCATCTCTCAACTTCACAGCCACT GTCAAGGCCACCCGTTCTGATACCAATCGACtgactcctgaagaaagaaacaataatgTAGTAATAGCAGTGACACAGAGGAACAGTACCAGTTCCTGGACCAGGTGGAGCAGTGGAAATCAGGAAACAGAAAATGCCAGACCATTAACTATACTGTCCCCCAAAATGGGATCTTCAAGATTGAATTTCCAATTCTGGACGATTCCAGTGAGCTGCAATTGA
- the LOC109676133 gene encoding uncharacterized protein isoform X2, protein MPATAEVLATLQGGALGPTAQALGPRWPGGAGARALAPPPPRLVTEARPRAGLAYCVPHHLRFRQRRPRSGRGKQGSGVPVWWAGPAWPRVLLGTSRRRPS, encoded by the coding sequence ATGCCTGCCACAGCTGAGGTGCTGGCGACTCTGCAAGGAGGAGCGCTCGGGCCCACAGCCCAGGCCCTGGGGCCGCGCTGGCCCGGAGGGGCCGGGGCGCGGGCgttggccccgcccccgccccgtcTTGTCACCGAGGCCCGGCCCAGAGCCGGCCTTGCCTACTGCGTCCCCCACCATCTTAGGTTCCGGCAGCGCCGGCCTAGGTCTGGGCGGGGAAAGCAAGGTTCCGGAGTTCCGGTCTGGTGGGCGGGGCCGGCGTGGCCGCGGGTGCTCTTGGGAACGTCCCGCCGCCGACCGTCGTAA